One Massilia putida DNA window includes the following coding sequences:
- a CDS encoding hydroxyquinol 1,2-dioxygenase — MNAPSDLQKVISSQPHAVLGYRDFDLGSFRFQRDEYFAHIRWTTRDGRPMSHTIDIGNFLRALMRDVAWGFFYGWVNFDEVFGTCNHYSSVDLFAGTYNRTMKDAQVDCMENFPTEQIRSTFVELLDDWTNAGFDPFAAPQETGTPYGRKNGNNMEATHRARELAKRCVGLRDDLGLRSDASGAPINRAFADVPQDQPELHPEPGFEDQVHAFNLFAFLSRSQVTWNPSFTSVVKHSYMCPTTEEHILPIIHGNDRVEWFFQMCDEIHWNCADKNTGKPLARVIMKAGDMAAMPAYCRHQGYSPKRSMLLVWENGSPSLVYEIQKGLSPEVPVSF; from the coding sequence ATGAACGCACCCTCTGACCTGCAGAAAGTCATTTCCAGCCAGCCACATGCCGTGCTGGGCTATCGCGATTTCGACCTCGGTTCCTTCCGTTTCCAACGCGACGAGTATTTCGCACACATCCGCTGGACGACGCGAGACGGCCGTCCGATGAGTCATACCATCGATATCGGCAACTTCCTGCGCGCGCTGATGCGCGACGTTGCGTGGGGCTTCTTCTATGGCTGGGTCAATTTCGACGAGGTGTTCGGCACCTGCAACCACTACAGTTCGGTCGACCTGTTCGCAGGCACCTACAACCGGACCATGAAGGATGCTCAGGTCGATTGCATGGAGAATTTCCCCACCGAGCAGATCCGGTCGACGTTCGTGGAACTCCTGGATGACTGGACCAATGCCGGTTTTGATCCGTTCGCCGCGCCGCAAGAGACCGGTACACCCTATGGCCGCAAGAATGGCAACAATATGGAGGCAACTCATCGCGCGCGCGAGCTGGCAAAGCGCTGCGTAGGCTTGCGCGACGATCTAGGCCTGCGCTCGGACGCCAGTGGTGCACCCATCAACCGTGCTTTTGCCGACGTCCCGCAGGATCAGCCGGAGTTGCACCCGGAACCTGGCTTTGAAGACCAAGTGCACGCGTTCAACCTGTTTGCATTCTTGTCCCGCTCGCAGGTGACCTGGAACCCGTCCTTCACCTCGGTGGTCAAGCACAGCTACATGTGCCCAACGACCGAGGAGCACATCTTGCCCATTATCCATGGCAACGATCGGGTCGAATGGTTCTTCCAGATGTGCGACGAAATTCACTGGAATTGCGCCGACAAGAATACTGGGAAGCCGCTGGCGCGGGTCATCATGAAAGCTGGCGACATGGCCGCCATGCCGGCGTACTGCCGCCATCAAGGTTACAGCCCGAAGCGATCGATGCTTCTGGTGTGGGAGAACGGCTCGCCGTCGCTGGTCTATGAAATCCAAAAAGGCTTGTCGCCGGAAGTGCCGGTGTCCTTCTGA
- a CDS encoding hydroxyquinol 1,2-dioxygenase produces MSAAYETKFASLENYEKGHVEVIDDDVKHYAMSNCFDIARKSRPYEKVVFGINQIYVLETIRAEGDSPWYACAHDEFVMSMDGEVEIHLVKLAAPATADPEKNGAVLVGGEPQGQKMGWMKIRRGHQALLPKNCAYRFHSNSPAVLVQQTCKGDLSIERWSEICQTA; encoded by the coding sequence ATGAGCGCCGCTTACGAAACCAAATTCGCCTCACTGGAGAATTACGAAAAAGGACACGTCGAAGTGATCGACGACGACGTCAAGCACTATGCGATGTCGAACTGCTTCGACATCGCCAGAAAATCTCGACCGTACGAGAAAGTTGTATTCGGTATTAACCAGATTTACGTGCTTGAAACCATTCGTGCGGAAGGCGACTCGCCATGGTACGCATGCGCCCACGACGAGTTCGTGATGAGCATGGATGGAGAGGTAGAGATTCATCTGGTCAAACTCGCGGCCCCAGCGACCGCCGATCCGGAAAAGAACGGCGCCGTGCTCGTTGGTGGTGAGCCTCAGGGTCAGAAAATGGGATGGATGAAGATTCGTCGCGGCCATCAAGCGCTGTTGCCAAAAAACTGCGCTTACCGCTTTCATTCGAACAGCCCGGCGGTGCTGGTCCAGCAGACCTGCAAAGGCGACCTGTCGATCGAGCGTTGGAGTGAAATTTGTCAGACCGCCTGA
- a CDS encoding LuxR C-terminal-related transcriptional regulator — translation MRIISTRLFPPHKDGSLIIRRGSTQLLTEVMRHRLTLVQAPAGYGKTTAMVSCYESLTRTGQQAAWLSMQEFTGSMAELVEYLQAALCQSVAGFAAAVTVDATLAHGATLGDHAADFCNALKTVREPVFLLLDDFHAIIGSEAEQLVSAILSDSPHNFHLILGTRAEPSFTMGRLRVLGAVGKIDVDDLRFSPEEAQQFISATDGGAMVPLALVDLAVRKTEGWPAGLQLVSLALARCADASALLKDFSGSHRDVGNYLAEDVLNRLAPEVQQFLLCTSILNRFCAELCNAVTGRDDARAMLKLLEKSGLFIFSLDDHGHWYRYHHLFSAFLFNQLTERHAGETSTLHRNASRWLAANGLTDEAFQHAIQAGAIDFAAQLFTQAWYELYLKGNHWTLTRWARQLPEQVLARYPKIQLERAWLLTLSWRFEEAHALIDSVAQRMDSHDPTTADSGGDRYSLPHLLKHRKMMIAQFTDDMPEVERLCIELLENFPYCDGFLEGSLHVSLLYAQREQYRLADVERLNARARASFNKANAEPGKVWHECILGPALLQLGRFDAAIAGYRNAIEIANIGRIGIDEVPLALVPSLMLAEVQVERMEFDEARTLLERNLPMAQRLGFTESLIAGYIGRARLAAVKGDHESANRVLTEGFEFALTHSLYRLFWNIVSERVRLCLLRDDVIGAVRHATDAGLPISGSQVLPTATMTTKHEAIAITWVRIAMATGAAREALRVLRQWISFAEGRGCVRTRIRMEILLARAYQMSGDGRAAVRAIKDAVVAAAPIGMVLSFVEEGEPVKSLLLKVLDIDDSIDLAEFGAQLANALQASVPTHVLTTAPLRAGQMQIPDREAPCEPLNAKEMDILKYVEQSLLNKEIADRLGMTEGSVKWYLQQIYGKLGVRRRHMALHKARQMGYLH, via the coding sequence ATGAGAATTATTTCCACCCGCTTATTTCCGCCCCACAAGGACGGGAGCCTGATCATTCGTCGCGGCTCGACGCAGTTGCTTACCGAAGTCATGCGTCACCGTTTGACGTTGGTCCAGGCCCCTGCGGGCTACGGCAAAACGACCGCCATGGTCAGCTGTTATGAGAGCCTGACACGGACCGGACAGCAAGCGGCCTGGCTCAGCATGCAGGAGTTCACGGGCTCGATGGCTGAGCTGGTGGAATATCTGCAGGCTGCGTTGTGTCAAAGCGTGGCCGGGTTCGCCGCCGCGGTAACAGTGGACGCCACGCTGGCCCATGGCGCCACACTGGGCGACCATGCCGCAGACTTCTGCAATGCTTTGAAGACCGTGCGCGAACCGGTGTTCCTGCTGCTCGACGATTTCCATGCCATCATTGGCAGCGAAGCCGAGCAGTTAGTCAGCGCGATCCTCAGCGATAGCCCGCACAATTTTCATCTGATATTGGGAACTCGTGCCGAACCCAGTTTCACCATGGGCCGCCTGCGTGTACTGGGTGCGGTTGGCAAGATCGATGTGGACGACCTGCGCTTCTCGCCTGAGGAGGCGCAGCAATTTATCAGCGCGACCGACGGCGGTGCCATGGTGCCCTTGGCGCTGGTCGATCTGGCGGTACGCAAGACGGAGGGTTGGCCAGCTGGCTTGCAACTGGTATCGCTGGCACTGGCGCGCTGCGCGGATGCCAGCGCACTGCTGAAAGATTTTTCCGGTTCCCACCGCGATGTCGGCAATTATTTGGCCGAAGATGTGCTCAATCGCTTGGCGCCGGAGGTGCAACAGTTCCTGCTGTGTACGTCCATCCTGAATCGTTTTTGCGCGGAACTGTGTAACGCTGTAACCGGGCGCGACGATGCACGCGCCATGCTCAAGCTGCTGGAAAAGTCCGGGCTGTTCATCTTTTCGCTGGATGATCACGGCCACTGGTACAGGTACCACCATCTGTTCTCGGCCTTTCTGTTTAATCAATTGACCGAGCGTCATGCGGGCGAGACTAGCACGCTGCATCGCAATGCCAGTCGCTGGCTGGCTGCCAACGGCCTGACGGACGAAGCCTTCCAGCATGCCATACAGGCTGGCGCCATCGATTTTGCCGCCCAGCTTTTTACACAGGCTTGGTATGAGTTGTACCTCAAGGGTAATCACTGGACCCTGACTCGCTGGGCGCGTCAGTTGCCTGAGCAGGTGCTGGCGCGCTACCCGAAGATCCAGCTGGAGCGCGCCTGGTTGCTGACCCTGTCGTGGCGCTTTGAAGAGGCCCACGCGCTGATCGATTCGGTGGCGCAGCGGATGGATTCTCACGACCCGACCACGGCCGATAGCGGCGGCGACCGTTATTCGTTGCCGCACTTGCTCAAACATCGGAAAATGATGATTGCTCAGTTTACCGATGACATGCCTGAAGTTGAACGCCTATGCATAGAGCTTCTCGAGAATTTCCCATATTGCGATGGCTTTCTTGAAGGCTCGTTACACGTGTCTTTGCTGTACGCCCAGCGTGAGCAATACCGCTTGGCCGATGTCGAACGATTGAACGCCAGAGCGCGAGCCTCCTTCAACAAGGCCAATGCCGAACCTGGAAAGGTGTGGCACGAGTGTATCCTCGGGCCGGCATTGCTGCAGCTGGGTCGCTTCGACGCCGCGATCGCCGGCTATCGCAACGCCATCGAGATCGCCAACATTGGGCGTATCGGGATCGACGAAGTCCCGCTGGCGCTCGTACCGTCGCTGATGCTTGCCGAGGTGCAGGTCGAAAGAATGGAATTCGATGAAGCCCGCACGCTGCTGGAGCGCAATCTTCCAATGGCCCAGCGTCTGGGCTTCACCGAAAGCTTGATCGCTGGTTATATTGGCCGCGCCCGGCTGGCAGCCGTCAAAGGCGATCATGAAAGCGCCAATCGGGTACTCACGGAAGGTTTCGAATTCGCCCTGACGCATTCGCTTTATCGACTGTTCTGGAACATCGTGAGTGAACGTGTGCGCCTGTGCCTGCTGCGTGATGACGTCATTGGCGCGGTACGTCACGCTACCGATGCCGGACTACCGATCTCGGGTAGCCAAGTACTGCCAACAGCCACGATGACGACCAAACACGAAGCCATTGCCATCACTTGGGTACGGATAGCGATGGCTACCGGCGCCGCCAGGGAAGCGTTGCGTGTTCTACGTCAGTGGATCAGCTTCGCGGAAGGTCGCGGCTGCGTGCGCACCAGGATTCGCATGGAAATCCTATTGGCGCGCGCATACCAGATGAGCGGCGACGGACGTGCGGCAGTGCGCGCGATAAAGGATGCGGTGGTGGCGGCCGCCCCGATCGGCATGGTTCTCAGTTTTGTCGAAGAAGGCGAACCGGTCAAGTCGCTACTGCTCAAGGTGCTCGACATCGACGATTCCATCGACCTGGCTGAATTCGGCGCTCAACTGGCCAACGCGCTGCAGGCCAGCGTCCCGACTCACGTCCTGACGACGGCACCGCTGCGGGCAGGTCAAATGCAAATACCGGACCGGGAAGCGCCTTGCGAACCGCTCAACGCCAAGGAGATGGACATCCTCAAGTATGTCGAGCAAAGCTTGCTCAACAAGGAAATCGCCGACCGACTTGGCATGACGGAAGGGTCGGTCAAATGGTACCTGCAGCAGATCTACGGCAAACTCGGGGTGCGCCGGCGCCACATGGCGCTGCACAAGGCGCGCCAGATGGGCTATCTGCACTAA